One stretch of Brachyhypopomus gauderio isolate BG-103 unplaced genomic scaffold, BGAUD_0.2 sc241, whole genome shotgun sequence DNA includes these proteins:
- the atp6v1ab gene encoding V-type proton ATPase catalytic subunit A, whose translation MDFSKLPKIRDEEREGQFGYVHGVSGPVVTASSMAGAAMYELVRVGHSELVGEIIRLEGDMATIQVYEETSGVCVGDPVLRTGKPLSVELGPGIMGSIFDGIQRPLKDINDLTKSIYIPRGVNISALSHHLKWEFSPVKGLRVGSHITGGDIYGMVSENSLIKHKIMLPPKNRGTVTYLAPPGSYDVSDVVLELEFEGVKEKFTMVQVWPVRQVRPVTEKLPANYPLLTGQRVLDALFPCVQGGTTAIPGAFGCGKTVISQSLSKYSNSDVIIYVGCGERGNEMSEVLRDFPELTMEVGGKVESIMKRTALVANTSNMPVAAREASIYTGITLSEYFRDMGYNVSMMADSTSRWAEALREISGRLAEMPADSGYPAYLGARLASFYERAGRVKCLGNPEREGSVSIVGAVSPPGGDFSDPVTSATLGIVQVFWGLDKKLAQRKHFPSVNWLISYSKYTRALDEYYDKHFPEFVPLRTKAKEILQEEEDLAEIVQLVGKASLAETDKITLEVAKLIKDDFLQQNGYTPYDRFCPFYKTVGILSNMIAFYDMARHAVETTAQSDNKITWAIIREHMGEILYKISSMKFKDPVKDGEAKIKADYAQLHEDMQNAFRTLED comes from the exons ATGGACTTCTCCAAACTGCCCAAGATTCGAGATGAGGAGCGGGAGGGACAGTTTGGATACGTGCACGGCGTATCTGGCCCTG TGGTGACGGCGTCCAGCATGGCTGGGGCCGCCATGTATGAGCTGGTGCGTGTGGGCCACAGCGAGCTGGTGGGGGAGATCATCCGTCTGGAGGGAGACATGGCCACCATTCAGGTGTACGAGGAGACTT ctggtgtgtgtgttggcgatCCAGTCCTGCGCACTGGGAAGCCCCTCTCTGTGGAACTGGGACCAGGGATCATGGGTTCTATTTTTGACGGCATCCAGCGTCCACTCAAAGACATCAACGACCTGACCAAGAGCATCTACATCCCCCGAGGAGTCAACATCAGTGCCCTCAGCCATCACCTCAAATGGGAGTTCTCTCCCGTCAAGGGCCTGCGG GTTGGCAGTCACATCACCGGGGGCGACATCTATGGGATGGTTTCTGAGAACTCTCTAATTAAGCACAAAATCATGCTCCCTCCCAAAAACCGAGGCACTGTCACCTATCTGGCCCCACCTGGCAGCTACGACGTCTCG gacGTGGTCCTGGAGCTGGAGTTTGAGGGGGTGAAGGAGAAGTTCACCATGGTGCAGGTGTGGCCTGTTCGTCAGGTCCGTCCGGTTACCGAGAAGCTGCCAGCCAACTACCCGCTCCTGACTGGTCAGAGAGTGCTGGACGCCCTGTTCCC GTGTGTGCAGGGCGGCACCACCGCCATCCCCGGCGCTTTTGGATGTGGCAAAACCGTCATCTCTCAGTCCTTGTCCAAATACTCCAACAGTGACGTCATCATCTACGTGGGCTGTGGAGAGCGCGGTAACGAGATGTCGGAAGTGCTGCGTGATTTCCCCGAG CTGACCATGGAGGTGGGCGGTAAGGTGGAGAGCATCATGAAGAGAACGGCTCTGGTGGCCAACACCTCCAACATGCCTGTGGCAGCTAGGGAGGCCTCCATTTATACAG GAATCACTTTGTCTGAGTACTTCAGAGACATGGGCTACAACGTGAGCATGATGGCCGATTCCACCTCCCGATGGGCAGAAGCTTTGAGGGAGATATCTGGTCGTCTGGCTGAGATGCCTGCTG ATAGTGGTTACCCTGCCTACCTGGGTGCTCGTTTGGCCTCGTTTTATGAACGCGCTGGCCGGGTGAAGTGTCTTGGTAACCCTGAGCGGGAAGGCAGTGTCAGCATAGTGGGCGC TGtatcgccccctggtggagattTCTCAGACCCTGTGACTTCTGCTACTCTAGGTATTGTACAG GTGTTCTGGGGTCTTGATAAGAAACTGGCCCAGAGGAAGCACTTCCCCTCGGTGAACTGGCTGATCAGCTACAGTAAGTACACCCGGGCGCTGGACGAGTACTACGACAAGCACTTCCCTGAGTTTGTGCCTCTGCGCACAAAAGCCAAGGAGATCCTGCAGGAGGAAGAAGACCTGGCGGAGATCGTACAGCTTGTGGGAAAG GCGTCATTGGCGGAGACGGATAAGATCACACTAGAAGTTGCCAAATTGATCAAAGATGATTTTCTGCAGCAGAATGGTTACACACCTTATGACCG ATTTTGTCCATTCTACAAGACGGTGGGTATCCTGTCAAACATGATCGCCTTCTACGACATGGCCCGCCACGCGGTGGAGACCACCGCACAGAGCGATAACAAGATCACCTGGGCGATCATTCGTGAGCATATGGGAGAGATTTTGTACAAGATCAGCTCCATGAAGTTTAAG GACCCTGTGAAGGACGGCGAGGCCAAGATTAAAGCCGACTACGCCCAGCTGCACGAAGACATGCAGAACGCCTTCCGCACGCTGGAGGACTGA
- the smpx gene encoding small muscular protein, with the protein MSKQPSSNVKALQANLNIPMGALRPGAGHPVKRREETVDTEEVPQVPAVSPEEKKQLPGAVKLPGPAVNLSEIQNVKSELKWVTKD; encoded by the exons ATGTCTAAACAGCCGTCGTCAAACGTCAAAGCCTTGCAG GCCAACCTCAATATTCCAATGGGAGCTTTGCGTCCGGGGGCGGGGCATCctgtgaagaggagagaggagacagtaGACACAGAAGAG GTCCCTCAGGTTCCAGCGGTCTCTCCAGAGGAGAAGAAACAGCTGCCCGGTGCCGTGAAACTACCCGGCCCAGCCGTCAACCTCTCCGAGATCCAGAACGTCAAGAGCGAGCTCAAATGGGTCACTAAGGACTAG
- the klhl34 gene encoding kelch-like protein 34, with translation MSYFLMLSKSHGDGVLSHYQKLRTEGRMCDVTLETEGEEFPAHRTLLACSSDYFWSLFQEHTLESRARTVSLPALSSAGLAQILDFIYTSWISLSPYTLENTLEAACYLQVTHAVDLCARYISDSLSLDNCCFFANVAARYGLSEAFTDANRFIGFNMAKLLGTSSGRSGLLELNLDSFREVLGSEEMPGVKELAVLYLALDWLACNSLPALESNSLLSRIRFGLIPPRELSHLGTLRPALRTPFIHSLVQKALHYHMQVPLQPLLQTLHTSLRTTSSRVLLVGGGPEPDRPRAQVQSYDQHSRKFRPLLVGMPKKLQHQGVCVVGNFLFVIGGELVEVDEESEKTAVMTTSDLVWRYDPRFERWEEMEPLLQGRAQFSCCVVEGVIYTIGGRGPRGEPPLSSVERYNMRAGCWRSGAHLPHAVHGHACATVGTGIYISGGIHDTQPESSKEVLRLDISGPAAWKRRAAMSIARFGHQMATINECIYTFLGMYEQFSDIERYDPEYDQWTRLRPLLNDRFCYGLTVTPGGHVLMFGGRKWQDGQEVCTANVLEYDPEYDSWREVCKMPAPLSGTHCAVMAIQEPTET, from the coding sequence ATGAGTTACTTTCTGATGCTCAGTAAATCTCACGGTGACGGAGTGCTATCTCACTACCAGAAGTTGCGGACGGAGGGACGGATGTGCGACGTCACGTTGGAGACGGAAGGCGAGGAGTTTCCTGCTCACCGGACCTTGCTGGCCTGCTCCAGCGACTACTTCTGGTCACTCTTCCAGGAACACACGCTGGAGTCCAGGGCTCGCACGGTCAGCCTACCTGCCCTGTCTTCTGCTGGTCTGGCGCAGATCCTGGACTTCATCTACACCTCCTGGATCTCGCTGTCTCCCTATACCCTCGAGAACACCCTGGAAGCCGCATGCTATCTTCAGGTCACACATGCTGTGGATCTTTGTGCTCGGTACATCTCCGACAGCCTCAGTCTGGACAACTGCTGCTTCTTCGCCAACGTGGCTGCCCGGTATGGACTCTCCGAAGCGTTCACTGACGCCAACCGCTTCATTGGGTTTAACATGGCCAAGCTGCTTGGCACCAGCAGTGGCAGGTCTGGGCTGCTGGAGTTGAACCTCGACTCTTTCCGAGAGGTCCTGGGGTCTGAGGAGATGCCGGGGGTGAAGGAGCTGGCCGTGCTTTACCTGGCTCTGGACTGGCTGGCCTGCAACTCCTTACCTGCCCTGGAGAGCAACTCCTTGCTCAGTCGTATCCGATTCGGGCTCATTCCTCCCAGGGAGCTGTCGCACCTGGGCACCCTGAGACCGGCCCTGCGCACGCCCTTCATCCACAGCCTCGTGCAGAAAGCCCTGCATTACCACATGCAGGTTCCTCTCCAGCCGCTGCTGCAGACCCTCCACACCAGCCTGAGAACCACTAGCAGTAGGGTGCTGCTGGTGGGAGGCGGGCCGGAGCCGGACCGGCCCCGGGCCCAGGTGCAGAGCTACGACCAGCACAGCAGGAAGTTCCGCCCGCTGCTCGTCGGcatgccaaaaaagctccagcATCAAGGCGTTTGTGTGGTGGGCAACTTCCTGTTCGTGATTGGAGGGGAGTTAGTGGAGGTGGACGAGGAGAGCGAGAAGACGGCGGTGATGACGACCTCCGACCTCGTCTGGCGCTACGACCCTCGCTTTGAGCGCTGGGAGGAGATGGAGCCGCTGCTGCAGGGGAGAGCGCAGTTCTCCTGCTGCGTGGTGGAGGGTGTTATCTACACCATAGGGGGTCGAGGGCCGAGGGGAGAACCTCCCCTGTCTTCGGTGGAGAGGTACAACATGAGGGCAGGTTGCTGGCGGAGTGGGGCACATTTGCCTCATGCGGTCCATGGGCATGCCTGCGCTACTGTTGGCACTGGGATCTACATCTCCGGTGGCATCCATGACACCCAACCAGAGAGCAGTAAGGAAGTACTACGTCTCGATATCTCAGGACCTGCTGCGTGGAAAAGACGTGCTGCGATGTCTATAGCTAGATTCGGCCACCAGATGGCGACGATTAACGAGTGCATCTACACTTTCCTGGGCATGTATGAACAATTTAGTGACATTGAGCGCTACGATCCTGAGTACGACCAGTGGACGAGACTGAGGCCGCTTCTGAATGACCGCTTTTGCTACGGACTGACGGTCACTCCAGGAGGACACGTGCTGATGTTTGGAGGCAGGAAGTGGCAGGACGGACAGGAAGTATGCACGGCAAACGTGCTCGAGTATGATCCCGAATACGACAGCTGGAGAGAAGTGTGTAAGATGCCCGCGCCATTATCGGGGACTCACTGTGCTGTAATGGCTATCCAAGAACCTACAGAAACATAG